In Paenibacillus sp. BIC5C1, a genomic segment contains:
- a CDS encoding extracellular solute-binding protein, with protein sequence MKNKGWLRVTALLAMLIPVGMISILSGCDLPLGQKTTTDKQEAHSASPNSRYHISWTMHQNVPVPEDAEMLKYVEDKFDVDLDVWNLENNKYESLLDMKLAQGAIPDLFRIRQPQDLLKYQQQGVLAEIPVDMLNTYAPNLMSVIRENAPAYENAGMIDGTYYGIPVINPTNIYRTPVVFRQDWLDKLGLSVPQTLADFEKVIYAFTNDDPDGNGIKDTYGLSSEGMNVVFGAFGQIVFADQLYFSIKDGEQVIGALQSEMKEALRYLRKWYRDGVIDPEFITGENKGSYKHLSHAFINGRIGMTSMGNYYHWIQDGDYVDWSYGSNGHAVETPVQSTFNVKELTAKNPEARVVFGRPFSGPYGQLGSKGYDMLMSFTAIGADAVKEPGKLATILRILDDVSANPDPNEAATLALGVKGKHWTWTDTFPQNTVILPPYDKMFSYQNAIGANLGMTVPLKQTGRREQWASTLGLDQEGIYNSLEVATPSLAKNGAELIKLKNKAYISFITGERPLSEFDDFVEEFLAIGGAEVLSEANERVSDVNE encoded by the coding sequence ATGAAAAATAAGGGATGGCTGCGCGTTACTGCACTTCTCGCAATGCTGATTCCGGTAGGCATGATCAGTATCCTCAGCGGCTGCGATCTGCCACTCGGGCAGAAGACCACAACGGATAAGCAAGAGGCCCATTCGGCTTCTCCCAATTCGCGCTACCACATTTCATGGACGATGCATCAGAATGTTCCAGTGCCTGAGGATGCGGAAATGCTCAAGTACGTGGAAGACAAATTCGACGTTGATCTCGATGTATGGAACCTTGAAAACAACAAATATGAATCCCTTCTCGACATGAAGCTCGCCCAGGGTGCCATTCCCGATCTGTTCCGTATACGCCAGCCGCAGGATCTGCTCAAGTACCAGCAGCAAGGCGTACTGGCCGAGATTCCTGTGGATATGCTCAACACATACGCTCCGAACCTGATGAGTGTCATCCGGGAAAATGCGCCTGCTTACGAAAATGCCGGAATGATTGACGGAACCTATTATGGTATTCCTGTTATTAATCCGACCAACATCTATCGTACCCCGGTCGTTTTCCGGCAGGACTGGCTGGACAAGCTTGGCCTGTCGGTGCCGCAAACGCTGGCTGATTTTGAGAAAGTAATCTATGCCTTCACCAACGATGATCCTGACGGCAATGGGATCAAGGATACCTATGGCTTGTCCAGCGAAGGCATGAACGTTGTATTTGGTGCCTTTGGGCAAATCGTTTTCGCGGATCAGCTCTACTTCAGCATAAAGGATGGAGAGCAGGTCATCGGGGCACTTCAGTCTGAAATGAAAGAAGCACTGCGATATTTACGCAAATGGTACCGGGACGGCGTGATCGATCCCGAGTTTATTACCGGGGAGAATAAGGGCAGCTACAAACACCTGTCTCACGCCTTTATTAACGGCAGGATCGGAATGACCTCCATGGGCAATTATTATCACTGGATTCAGGATGGTGATTACGTGGACTGGAGTTATGGCTCGAATGGTCATGCCGTAGAGACTCCGGTGCAATCGACCTTTAACGTGAAGGAGCTGACCGCCAAGAACCCGGAGGCCCGGGTGGTGTTCGGCAGACCGTTTAGCGGACCATACGGGCAGCTCGGCTCCAAGGGATACGATATGTTAATGAGCTTCACGGCCATCGGCGCAGATGCCGTCAAGGAACCAGGCAAGCTTGCGACGATACTTCGAATTCTGGATGATGTCAGCGCAAATCCTGATCCTAACGAGGCGGCTACTCTGGCCTTAGGCGTGAAGGGCAAGCATTGGACTTGGACGGATACGTTTCCGCAGAATACGGTCATTCTTCCTCCGTACGACAAGATGTTCAGTTATCAAAACGCAATCGGCGCCAATCTGGGCATGACCGTGCCTCTGAAGCAGACCGGGCGGCGAGAGCAGTGGGCTTCGACCCTCGGGCTAGACCAGGAAGGCATTTACAACTCACTTGAGGTAGCAACCCCCTCCCTTGCCAAAAACGGAGCAGAGCTGATCAAGCTGAAGAACAAGGCCTACATCTCCTTCATTACAGGCGAGAGACCGCTGAGCGAATTTGATGATTTCGTGGAGGAATTTTTGGCCATAGGCGGCGCGGAAGTACTAAGCGAAGCGAACGAACGAGTGAGTGATGTGAATGAGTGA
- a CDS encoding TerD family protein, which translates to MNNTIYLRRANKLMIEQEQGEKQLPKVYLATALKNIETLGYTFSDELMQAVQTLSKEQFEALVVQVVADLRIMVGAHVDYRPMYPGFPAQVMEEDEVELYLNAILHYLTLVYPSHEPVVRVPLLDKVNLKVIGLGNKAEFQTLIRQLIEAKGSISETDKADIDTVLEHAEPDEVDALLPAEIPFKENVGFVVASLLKYEKANIDRIGPYFRTATDVLRLAVAWSDGDVSLAQASPFRKFKRRERRLLLGLLEQCGSITEDMLRYKDRWIRLGEILHPSEYKVRYPRCEEAFDILRNNKSFTTFNGSVELAFQYQNVWSLIELLKQRPGEFARRLDHLLRSTTDKEYVLLAFGEILEHVSTPVLLQVKQHFTQRNEPQDLRVFFPKGNVAKAFAIPNQLPEMDDDTCQKVVQMCEQALVQRFAALPSLGKTYVDPQLQDYLVPFSQRSASKALHTIVRGSRVPMAEGDTIRFFNWWKEGTVNGQSTGRVDIDLSAVMYDENWNYVEHISYTNLRSSNYKAVHSGDIVTAPHGASEFIDLHIPSIVDYGGRYVVASLLSFTSHPYCDLPECFVGWMMRKKPGSGEIFEPSTVANKIDITADTQITIPVIMDLVERTVIWTDLALTRHPEYYNNVEGNQKGMVLMGKALTTLRKPDLYDLFTLHAKARGELVDSLDQADTIYSVEQGITPFDIEQIMAEYLA; encoded by the coding sequence ATGAACAATACCATCTATTTGCGCAGAGCGAACAAACTCATGATCGAGCAAGAACAAGGGGAGAAACAGCTGCCGAAGGTTTATTTGGCGACGGCCCTTAAAAATATAGAAACGCTTGGATACACCTTCTCGGATGAGTTGATGCAGGCGGTGCAAACGTTATCCAAGGAACAATTTGAAGCATTGGTGGTCCAGGTTGTGGCTGATCTGAGAATCATGGTCGGCGCACATGTGGACTACAGACCAATGTATCCTGGATTCCCGGCGCAGGTGATGGAGGAAGATGAGGTGGAACTTTACCTGAATGCCATCCTTCATTATCTGACCTTGGTATATCCGAGTCATGAACCCGTGGTAAGAGTACCTTTGCTGGATAAAGTGAACCTGAAAGTCATTGGCCTCGGCAACAAGGCTGAATTTCAGACACTCATCCGTCAGCTCATTGAAGCGAAGGGCTCCATTTCGGAGACAGACAAAGCAGATATCGATACGGTGCTGGAACATGCGGAACCGGATGAAGTAGATGCGTTGTTGCCAGCCGAGATTCCTTTCAAGGAAAATGTGGGGTTCGTAGTAGCTTCCTTATTAAAATATGAAAAGGCCAATATCGACCGAATCGGCCCGTATTTCAGAACGGCAACGGATGTCCTTCGTCTTGCTGTAGCCTGGTCGGATGGCGATGTCAGTCTGGCTCAAGCTTCGCCTTTCCGTAAATTCAAGCGCCGTGAGAGACGCCTGTTGCTTGGTCTTCTGGAACAGTGCGGTTCGATTACGGAAGACATGCTCCGTTACAAGGATCGCTGGATTCGTCTGGGCGAAATTCTGCATCCATCTGAATATAAGGTGCGGTACCCCCGATGCGAGGAAGCTTTTGATATCTTGCGTAATAACAAATCGTTTACGACCTTTAACGGAAGTGTGGAGCTTGCCTTCCAATACCAGAATGTGTGGAGTTTAATTGAGCTGTTGAAGCAGCGTCCTGGTGAATTTGCGAGAAGATTGGATCACCTGTTGCGTTCTACCACGGATAAGGAGTATGTATTGCTGGCGTTCGGAGAAATTTTGGAGCACGTATCGACACCGGTATTGTTGCAGGTGAAGCAGCATTTTACCCAGCGTAATGAACCGCAGGATCTGCGTGTATTTTTCCCGAAAGGTAATGTAGCGAAGGCTTTCGCCATTCCGAATCAGCTTCCAGAGATGGACGATGATACATGTCAGAAAGTTGTGCAAATGTGTGAACAAGCGCTGGTGCAGCGTTTCGCCGCCCTTCCTTCGCTTGGGAAGACGTATGTCGATCCACAGCTTCAAGATTATCTGGTTCCCTTTTCCCAAAGATCGGCGAGCAAGGCCCTTCATACGATTGTTCGGGGAAGTCGGGTGCCGATGGCCGAAGGAGATACGATTCGTTTCTTCAACTGGTGGAAGGAAGGGACCGTGAACGGTCAATCAACGGGGCGCGTAGATATCGATCTGTCTGCGGTGATGTACGATGAGAACTGGAACTATGTAGAGCACATCTCCTATACGAATCTGCGTTCATCCAACTATAAGGCCGTTCACAGCGGGGATATCGTGACAGCACCTCATGGTGCAAGTGAGTTTATTGACCTGCATATTCCGTCGATTGTTGATTATGGCGGACGTTATGTGGTGGCGAGTCTGCTTTCCTTTACGAGTCATCCATATTGCGATTTGCCGGAATGCTTTGTGGGCTGGATGATGCGGAAAAAGCCAGGCTCTGGCGAGATCTTCGAGCCGTCCACGGTGGCGAACAAGATTGATATCACGGCAGATACGCAGATCACGATTCCCGTTATTATGGATTTGGTGGAGCGTACAGTCATCTGGACGGATCTGGCGCTGACCAGACACCCAGAATATTACAACAATGTTGAGGGTAATCAAAAAGGGATGGTCTTGATGGGCAAAGCCCTGACCACATTGCGCAAACCGGATCTCTACGACTTGTTCACACTCCACGCAAAGGCCAGAGGTGAGCTGGTAGATTCGTTGGATCAGGCCGATACAATCTATTCGGTGGAGCAAGGAATTACCCCGTTTGATATCGAGCAGATTATGGCGGAGTATTTGGCTTAA